Proteins encoded together in one Kutzneria kofuensis window:
- a CDS encoding fumarate hydratase, with protein MTTTSFQYVDPLPLGKDTTTEYRLVSPDGVRVTEVAGRRFLEVEPEALRLLAREAIKDIQHLLRTSHLKQLRSIIDDPEASGNDRFVATDLLRNACVSAGGVLPMCQDTGTAIVVGKRTETVLTGGDDEAALSEGVYDAYQQLNLRYSQMSPVTFWDEKNTGTNLPAQIELYHKAGQEPVYEFLFMAKGGGSANKTFLYQETKALLNPTRLARFLDEKLRSLGTAACPPYHLAIVVGGTSAEYNLKVAKLASARYLDNLPTEGSADGRAFRDTDLEQQVLAMTREFGIGAQFGGKYFCHDVRVIRLPRHGASCPVGIAVSCSADRQAKAKITADGVFLEQLERDPAQFLPEVSDEQLSDDVVRIDLNQPMDEIRRTLSALPVKTRLSLTGPLVVARDIAHAKIKERLDAGEPMPQYLRDHPVYYAGPAKTPEGYASGSFGPTTAGRMDSYVEQFQAAGGSLVMLAKGNRSRQVTDACRSHGGFYLGSIGGPAARLAKDCIRKVEVLEYPELGMEAVWKIEVEDFPAFIVVDDKGNDFFSETSAPTLQISFRR; from the coding sequence GTGACCACCACCTCGTTCCAGTACGTCGATCCGCTGCCGCTGGGCAAGGACACCACCACCGAGTACCGACTGGTCAGCCCGGACGGGGTCCGGGTGACGGAGGTGGCGGGGCGGCGATTCCTCGAAGTGGAGCCCGAGGCGCTGCGGCTGCTGGCGCGCGAGGCGATCAAGGACATCCAGCACCTGCTGCGCACCAGCCACCTCAAGCAGCTGCGGTCGATCATCGACGACCCCGAGGCCAGCGGGAACGACCGCTTCGTGGCCACCGACCTGCTGCGCAACGCCTGCGTGTCGGCGGGCGGGGTGCTGCCGATGTGCCAGGACACGGGCACGGCGATCGTCGTCGGCAAGCGCACGGAGACCGTGCTCACCGGCGGTGACGACGAGGCGGCGCTGTCGGAGGGCGTATACGACGCCTACCAGCAGCTGAACCTGCGCTACTCGCAGATGTCGCCGGTGACGTTCTGGGACGAGAAGAACACCGGCACCAACCTGCCGGCGCAGATCGAGCTGTACCACAAGGCGGGCCAGGAACCGGTCTACGAGTTCCTGTTCATGGCCAAGGGCGGCGGCAGCGCCAACAAGACGTTCCTGTACCAGGAGACGAAGGCGCTGCTGAACCCGACGCGGCTGGCCCGCTTCCTGGACGAGAAGCTGCGCTCGCTGGGCACGGCCGCGTGCCCGCCGTACCACCTGGCGATCGTCGTCGGCGGCACCTCCGCCGAGTACAACCTGAAGGTCGCCAAGCTGGCGTCGGCCCGCTACCTGGACAACCTGCCGACCGAGGGCTCGGCCGACGGCCGCGCGTTCCGGGACACCGACCTGGAGCAGCAGGTGCTGGCGATGACCCGCGAGTTCGGCATCGGCGCGCAGTTCGGCGGCAAGTACTTCTGCCACGACGTGCGGGTCATCCGGCTTCCCCGGCACGGCGCGTCCTGCCCGGTCGGCATCGCCGTGTCCTGCTCGGCCGACCGCCAGGCCAAGGCCAAGATCACCGCCGATGGCGTGTTCCTGGAGCAGCTGGAGCGCGACCCGGCGCAGTTCCTGCCCGAGGTCAGCGACGAGCAGCTGTCCGACGACGTCGTCCGGATCGACCTGAACCAGCCGATGGACGAGATCCGGCGGACGCTGTCCGCGCTGCCGGTGAAGACCCGGCTGTCGCTGACCGGCCCGCTCGTCGTCGCCCGCGACATCGCCCACGCCAAGATCAAGGAGCGGCTGGACGCCGGCGAGCCGATGCCGCAGTACCTGCGCGACCACCCCGTCTACTACGCCGGCCCGGCCAAGACCCCTGAGGGCTACGCCTCCGGCTCGTTCGGCCCGACCACCGCCGGCCGGATGGACTCCTACGTCGAGCAGTTCCAGGCCGCCGGCGGCTCGCTGGTGATGCTGGCCAAGGGCAACCGGTCCCGGCAGGTCACCGACGCGTGCCGGTCCCACGGCGGCTTCTACCTCGGCTCGATCGGCGGCCCCGCCGCCCGGCTGGCCAAGGACTGCATCCGCAAGGTCGAGGTCCTGGAGTACCCGGAGCTCGGCATGGAAGCCGTGTGGAAGATCGAGGTCGAGGACTTCCCGGCGTTCATCGTCGTCGACGACAAGGGCAACGACTTCTTCTCCGAGACGTCCGCGCCGACGCTGCAGATCTCCTTCCGCCGCTAG
- the dtd gene encoding D-aminoacyl-tRNA deacylase: protein MRAVVMRVTRASVTVGDEVVGEIKEPGLLVLLGITHTDGAEQVDTMARKLHELRILDDEQSCASTGAPLLVVSQFTLYGDTRKGRRPTWTKAAPGSVAEPLVDAVVDALRARGATVATGRFGADMAVESVNDGPFTVLVEV, encoded by the coding sequence ATGAGGGCTGTTGTCATGCGCGTGACAAGGGCGAGCGTCACCGTCGGCGACGAGGTCGTCGGTGAGATCAAGGAGCCGGGTCTGTTGGTGCTGTTGGGGATCACCCACACCGACGGCGCCGAGCAGGTCGACACCATGGCGCGGAAGCTGCACGAGCTGCGGATACTCGACGACGAGCAATCCTGTGCCAGCACTGGGGCTCCGCTGCTCGTGGTGAGCCAGTTCACGTTGTACGGCGACACCAGGAAGGGCCGCCGTCCAACGTGGACGAAGGCCGCGCCCGGCTCGGTCGCCGAGCCGTTGGTGGACGCGGTCGTCGACGCGCTGCGTGCGCGGGGCGCCACCGTGGCCACCGGTCGGTTCGGCGCCGACATGGCGGTGGAAAGCGTGAACGACGGTCCGTTCACGGTGCTCGTCGAAGTGTGA
- a CDS encoding sigma-70 family RNA polymerase sigma factor yields the protein MTVPQTIDQEIGPEADLDAQGPAADLVRVYLNGIGRTKLLTAEQEVALAKRIEAGVFARHMLETARVLDATRKSELTQLVRDGERAKNHLLEANLRLVVSLAKRYTGRGMPLLDLIQEGNLGLIRAVEKFDYTKGFKFSTYATWWIRQAITRGMADQGRTIRLPVHLVEQVNKLARIKRDLHQQLGREATTEELAKEAGIAPEKVADLLDHSRDPVSLDMPVGTDEDAPLGDFIEDAEATDAESAVISGLLQDDLRRVLATLDEREQSVIRLRYGLEDGQPRTLDQIGKRFGLSRERVRQIEREVMSKLRQGDRAERLRAYAS from the coding sequence GTGACCGTCCCACAGACCATCGACCAGGAGATCGGCCCCGAAGCAGATCTCGACGCCCAGGGGCCCGCCGCCGACCTGGTGCGTGTGTACCTGAACGGCATCGGCCGGACCAAGCTGCTGACCGCCGAGCAGGAGGTGGCGCTGGCCAAGCGGATCGAGGCCGGCGTGTTCGCCCGGCACATGCTCGAGACCGCCAGGGTGCTGGACGCCACCAGGAAGTCCGAGCTCACCCAGCTGGTGCGGGACGGCGAGCGGGCCAAGAACCACCTGCTGGAGGCCAACCTCCGGCTCGTGGTGTCGCTGGCCAAGCGCTACACCGGCCGGGGCATGCCGCTGCTCGACCTGATCCAGGAGGGCAACCTGGGCCTGATCAGGGCCGTCGAGAAGTTCGACTACACCAAGGGCTTCAAGTTCTCCACGTACGCCACGTGGTGGATCCGCCAGGCCATCACCCGCGGCATGGCCGACCAGGGACGCACCATCCGGCTGCCCGTCCACCTGGTGGAGCAGGTGAACAAGCTGGCCCGGATCAAGCGGGACCTGCACCAGCAGCTCGGGCGCGAGGCCACCACCGAGGAACTGGCCAAGGAGGCCGGCATCGCCCCGGAGAAGGTCGCCGACCTGCTCGACCACTCCCGGGACCCGGTGAGCCTGGACATGCCCGTCGGCACCGACGAGGACGCCCCGCTGGGCGACTTCATCGAGGACGCCGAGGCCACGGACGCCGAGAGCGCCGTCATCTCCGGCCTGCTGCAGGACGACCTCCGCCGCGTGCTGGCCACGCTGGACGAGCGGGAGCAGTCGGTGATCCGGCTGCGCTACGGCCTGGAGGACGGCCAGCCCCGCACCCTCGACCAGATCGGCAAGCGGTTCGGGCTGTCCCGGGAGCGGGTGCGCCAGATCGAGCGTGAGGTCATGTCCAAGCTGCGGCAGGGTGACCGGGCCGAACGGCTGCGTGCGTACGCCAGCTGA